TAAATTAACAAGGTCAAAACGTTCTTCAACCTTGTTGAAAAATTTCCTATTAGGAAGAATTCCATGTTCTCTAACCAAGTCTCCAATGAATGTTTTTATTTTCTTTGTTGGACTAAAAGCGTCTAAAGCATACTGAGGAATTATTGAAATATTTTTCAATCGCATATGTCGAAATTCTCGCTCAGTCATTTTAATTATATCTTTTCCAACAAGTTTTATTTTTCCATCCACAAATTTAAGAGGTGCTTGCATAGAAATCAGTGAACTAGCAAGTGTACTTTTTCCACAACCAGACTCACCTGCTAAACCAAGTATTTCACCTCGTTTTATTTTAAAAGTTATATCATCAACAGCCTTTACATCACCTTTTAATATCTTGTAATAAGCTTTAAGATTACTTATCTCTAATACATTATCACTCATAGTTTACATCTCCCTCAACCGTGGATTAAATACTTGATCAAGACCTGTATTTATAAAATATAAAGATGCAACCATTAAAGTCAATACAAGACCTGGTATAATAGCCCACCACCAGAAACCTAATTCAACAGCATTCCAACTAACAGCTAAATTTATAACTGCTCCTAATGAGATACCTGTTGTCGGTCCAAGTCCTAAAAACTCAAGACCAACCGCTGCCAGTATGGTTCCATTAAATAAAAGTATACAAGTCATGAATACATATGAAAACATATTTGCTGCAATATCTTCTTTAAGAATTCTTAATGTATTTAGGCCAGATATTTTAGACAAACTAACAAACTCTTGATTTTTAATAGACAAAGTTTGTGAGCGCACTGCGCGTGCAACCCAGGGCCAACTTGTTATCCCTACTAAAAAAGCAATCACAAATAATCCCCTAGCCTGTAGATATGCTGAAATAATAATAATAACTGGTATAGTTGGTAATGTTAGAAACAAATTTGTTATTAGCATTAACCCCTCATCTATAATTGTTCCACTATAGTAGCCAGAAAAGAAACCAATTAAACAACCTAAAGTCAAAGCAATTGCACCAGCTATCAACCCTAATTGTATTGTCCTTCTTAATCCATAAACTGTCATAGTAAATACATCCTGTCCAAACATAGTAGTGCCAAAGTAATTATCCCTGGATGGTGGCTGATATCCCATTGACTCATAACCATCGTATTCATAGGGTGTAAAATAAGGACCAAGAATTGCCAATAATAGTATGATAGTAAATAAAGTCAATCCAAATAATACTTTTTTATTACTTAGAGCGTAATATAAGTTCTCATTATTTTTTAGTTTATTTTTTAATCCCATTATCTATACCTCCTCTGAATAAGATAATCTAACTCTTGGGTCAATGATCATATATATTATATCTACTATAAAATTAGCTACTAAAACTAAAATAATTGAAAATAAGAATGTCCCTTGTATTAAAAAATAATCCTGGTTCATTACTCCCTGTAACATACGATAACCAATACCTGGGTAAGAAAATACCATCTGTACCATTATAGCTCCACCCATAATATTTCCAAATTGTAAGGCAAGCCCTGTTACCTGTGGTAAGACACCATTTCTAAAACCATAACTTCTTATTAATTTTTTAGAAGCCCCTAAAGATTTCATATATTTTGAATAGTTAGAGCTTTTCTCATATAAAATCATATTACGCATGCCTATAGCCCAACCTCCAAGTTGAACTAAAAAGAGACTGAAAAAAGGTAAAAACCAATATCGTAAGAAATCAATAAAATAAGCCAAATGAAAACCAGGTCTCATAGTTGCACTATAAGCTCCTCCCCCTACAGGGAAAATGCCCCATCGAGTACCAAATAAATATAATAAAACAACTGCAAACCAGAAATATGGGGATGATGTTAAGAAATAAAAAACAGGCATTAATACATTATCTGCAGTTTTATTCATTCCTGAAAAAGCACCTAATTTATTACCTATTACCCAGCTTAATGTAATAGCAGGTACTAGTATATAGATATCATATTTAATTGCTTCTCGAATAATATCAAAAACTGGTCTTGGAAAGTACATAATACTAATCCCTAAATCTCTTGAAAAAATAGACCTCCAAAAACCAAAATACTGT
The genomic region above belongs to Halanaerobiaceae bacterium ANBcell28 and contains:
- a CDS encoding ABC transporter permease, producing the protein MGLKNKLKNNENLYYALSNKKVLFGLTLFTIILLLAILGPYFTPYEYDGYESMGYQPPSRDNYFGTTMFGQDVFTMTVYGLRRTIQLGLIAGAIALTLGCLIGFFSGYYSGTIIDEGLMLITNLFLTLPTIPVIIIISAYLQARGLFVIAFLVGITSWPWVARAVRSQTLSIKNQEFVSLSKISGLNTLRILKEDIAANMFSYVFMTCILLFNGTILAAVGLEFLGLGPTTGISLGAVINLAVSWNAVELGFWWWAIIPGLVLTLMVASLYFINTGLDQVFNPRLREM
- a CDS encoding ABC transporter permease, producing MGKYFSKKFAIYLLTFFVAITINWAAPRFMPGDPISQLLGRFALREGGYEIMYSRFAQLFGFEQPLIQQYFGFWRSIFSRDLGISIMYFPRPVFDIIREAIKYDIYILVPAITLSWVIGNKLGAFSGMNKTADNVLMPVFYFLTSSPYFWFAVVLLYLFGTRWGIFPVGGGAYSATMRPGFHLAYFIDFLRYWFLPFFSLFLVQLGGWAIGMRNMILYEKSSNYSKYMKSLGASKKLIRSYGFRNGVLPQVTGLALQFGNIMGGAIMVQMVFSYPGIGYRMLQGVMNQDYFLIQGTFLFSIILVLVANFIVDIIYMIIDPRVRLSYSEEV